The Leptospira sp. WS39.C2 genome contains a region encoding:
- a CDS encoding MarR family transcriptional regulator, whose amino-acid sequence MSELSRLLNVSLTNITLIVDGLEKDGFAGRQSDETDRMAKRIKLTERAEKEVSFDSEVIFKPAIQLFSSVFEEKEILELVHY is encoded by the coding sequence ATGAGTGAATTGAGTCGGTTATTGAATGTTAGCCTAACTAACATTACACTTATCGTCGATGGACTGGAAAAAGATGGATTTGCAGGAAGGCAATCGGATGAAACAGATAGAATGGCAAAACGAATCAAACTTACAGAACGTGCAGAAAAAGAAGTGTCATTCGATTCAGAAGTAATTTTTAAACCTGCGATTCAATTATTTTCTTCCGTTTTTGAAGAAAAAGAAATTCTAGAATTGGTTCATTATTGA